The Candidatus Alcyoniella australis genome window below encodes:
- the rpmB gene encoding 50S ribosomal protein L28 gives MSRVCEICGKGRLVGYNISHSHIKTKKVQLPNLQRIRIVQDGTVKRVRVCTSCIKAGKVQKAV, from the coding sequence ATGAGTAGAGTTTGCGAGATATGCGGCAAGGGAAGGCTGGTTGGTTACAACATCAGCCATTCGCACATCAAGACCAAGAAAGTGCAGCTGCCCAACCTGCAGCGGATCCGCATCGTCCAAGACGGTACGGTCAAGCGCGTGCGGGTCTGCACCTCGTGCATCAAAGCCGGCAAGGTCCAAAAGGCGGTTTAA
- a CDS encoding bifunctional (p)ppGpp synthetase/guanosine-3',5'-bis(diphosphate) 3'-pyrophosphohydrolase, whose protein sequence is MIRLNEIIDRVAKYNPEADLDLIRRAYIFSARAHAGQLRQSGEPYLIHPLEVANQLANMRLDVASVATGLLHDTLEDCEQVNIERLTEVFGKEIAGLVDGVTKIGRMSFGSSAEAQAENFKKIILATAKDIRVILIKLADRLHNMRTIEHLNKEKQQRVARETMEIYAPLAQRLGMQAVKTELEDLSFRVLNSDEYYKITLKLKKGRREREKYVQEVIRLLKEILDEHGIKADVMGRIKNVHSIASKMTSQGLSFEQVYDLIAFRIVVEGLQDCYEVLGVIHSIWKPVPGRFKDYIALPKDNMYKSLHTTVIGPYGERVEIQIRTNEMHALAEEGIAAHWRYKQGVDFNPQDDHKFAWLRRLLEWQRDLEDPEEFLNSVKLDLFPDEVYVFTPHGDVKSFPKGATPIDFAYSIHTEVGNSVSGARVNGSLVPLKYQLKSGERVEIITSKSARPSRDWMKIVKTPQARNKINSFLKREERARAMSLGRSLLEKALRRYKISLNKVERDERIEEIAKKFGAGNFEGLLTLIGFGKVTTKPVVSEFAPQAASDKPEPKQEGGAISKILSPLRGRNRGIRVSGVDDVVFRIARCCNPLPGEPIVGFITRGRGVTIHSTDCPEVEAEEEERKVEVEWDLAANDLSQATIRITSEDIPGMLAAISKVISTESVNITRVHIETTHDKQADHTFSLQVRDVKQLDHMIRALRKIKGVIRVERMRNPVGG, encoded by the coding sequence ATGATCAGGCTCAATGAAATTATCGACCGGGTTGCGAAGTACAACCCGGAGGCGGATCTCGATCTGATCCGTCGGGCCTATATTTTTTCGGCCAGAGCCCACGCCGGGCAGTTGCGCCAGTCCGGCGAGCCGTACCTGATCCACCCGCTGGAAGTCGCCAACCAGCTGGCCAACATGCGGCTGGACGTGGCCAGCGTGGCCACCGGGCTGCTGCACGACACGCTGGAGGATTGCGAGCAAGTAAATATCGAGCGGCTGACCGAGGTCTTCGGCAAGGAGATCGCGGGGCTGGTCGACGGCGTGACCAAGATTGGCCGCATGAGCTTCGGCAGCTCGGCCGAGGCCCAGGCTGAGAATTTCAAGAAGATCATTCTGGCCACGGCCAAGGACATTCGCGTGATCCTGATCAAGCTCGCCGACCGGCTGCACAACATGCGCACCATCGAGCATTTGAACAAAGAGAAGCAGCAGCGGGTGGCGCGCGAGACCATGGAGATCTATGCCCCGTTGGCCCAGCGGCTGGGGATGCAGGCGGTCAAGACCGAGCTGGAGGATCTCTCGTTCCGCGTGCTGAACTCCGACGAGTATTACAAGATCACGCTAAAGCTTAAGAAGGGGCGCCGCGAGCGCGAGAAGTATGTCCAGGAAGTAATTCGGCTGCTCAAGGAGATTCTCGACGAGCACGGGATCAAAGCCGACGTGATGGGCCGGATCAAGAACGTGCATTCGATCGCGTCGAAGATGACGTCGCAAGGCCTGAGCTTCGAGCAGGTGTACGACCTGATCGCCTTTCGTATCGTGGTCGAGGGATTGCAGGACTGCTACGAGGTGCTGGGAGTGATCCACTCGATCTGGAAACCGGTCCCCGGGCGTTTCAAAGACTACATCGCGCTGCCCAAGGACAACATGTACAAGTCGTTGCACACCACGGTGATCGGCCCCTACGGCGAGCGGGTGGAAATCCAGATCCGCACTAACGAGATGCACGCCCTGGCCGAAGAGGGGATCGCCGCGCATTGGCGCTACAAACAGGGTGTGGACTTCAATCCTCAGGACGACCACAAGTTCGCTTGGTTGCGGCGGCTGCTGGAGTGGCAGCGCGACCTGGAGGACCCCGAGGAGTTCCTCAACTCGGTCAAACTCGACCTGTTCCCCGACGAGGTCTACGTCTTTACGCCCCACGGCGACGTCAAGAGCTTTCCCAAGGGGGCCACGCCGATCGACTTCGCCTATTCGATCCATACCGAGGTTGGCAACAGCGTCAGCGGCGCCCGGGTCAACGGCTCGTTGGTGCCGCTGAAGTACCAGCTTAAAAGCGGCGAACGCGTGGAGATCATCACCAGCAAGAGCGCGCGCCCCAGCCGCGACTGGATGAAAATCGTCAAGACCCCCCAGGCGCGCAACAAGATCAACTCTTTTCTAAAGCGAGAGGAGCGCGCGCGGGCGATGAGCCTGGGGCGCAGCCTGCTGGAGAAAGCACTACGGCGCTACAAGATCAGTTTGAACAAAGTCGAGCGCGACGAGCGGATCGAAGAGATCGCCAAGAAGTTCGGCGCTGGCAATTTCGAGGGGCTGCTGACGCTGATCGGCTTTGGCAAGGTGACGACCAAGCCGGTGGTCTCAGAGTTCGCGCCCCAGGCGGCTTCGGACAAGCCCGAGCCCAAACAAGAGGGCGGCGCGATCAGCAAAATACTTTCTCCGTTGCGCGGTCGCAATCGGGGAATCAGAGTCAGCGGAGTGGACGACGTCGTGTTCCGCATCGCGCGTTGCTGCAACCCACTGCCCGGCGAGCCGATCGTCGGCTTCATCACCCGCGGCAGGGGGGTGACGATCCACTCCACCGATTGTCCGGAAGTCGAGGCCGAGGAGGAGGAGCGCAAGGTGGAGGTCGAATGGGACCTGGCCGCCAACGACCTGTCGCAAGCCACGATCCGGATCACGTCCGAGGACATCCCCGGGATGCTGGCCGCGATCTCCAAGGTGATCAGCACCGAGTCGGTAAACATCACCCGCGTGCACATCGAGACGACCCACGATAAGCAGGCCGACCACACCTTCAGCCTGCAGGTCAGGGACGTTAAGCAGCTGGATCACATGATCCGCGCCCTGCGTAAGATCAAGGGAGTGATCCGGGTCGAGCGGATGCGCAACCCGGTTGGGGGCTGA
- a CDS encoding DUF4388 domain-containing protein, whose protein sequence is MASRILVVENDDGEWEFLSEVFNVRGETAVRAVNGDQALELLKKKPGWGLIIIESLLPKRSGAELCLTIKETAEGRQTPVLLIGSIFKNFKIAQQAKFKFRADDLLIKPFTLDELEQKLSLHLEGMSLEQLQQLDQKRIKGSEIDAAPPAKLDLAGSLENIRVGRLLSWIAEHEETGALRVVAGQSVRCVYFKRGKIVYASSRSCGQSLGQMLLKRGVIDQPTLVQSLQQMIEHDRRQGEALLQMQVLTPHQLYKSLSEHVARIVVDLFSIRVGAYYFELLSGVPGLNLALQIDLSAIVFEGIRRYYSPSGLEEEFSELSKFYIHPVVGGPFQIPNLSLSSQEKRFASSIDGSANASDVFESTDMGDFDVRALTLGMIMLGSVKLDMLPASEHPQQGGIPYGQPDRSKNNDVNAYMDEIETLYNRLRSATEAEALELDQEQDADSALKAYIVAATSLHNRLLFSKASAIARARADASLLILHSAYSSFALPDLDPNAVRPAPEPDTRSVDKADVIRASLEFVNGRAKFDDAQYSAAFELFERSSQLDPLRGEYFAWSGWALFNEALVTADEQKNERARELIDHALMLDPNLSDGHLFKGLTHKHSGDMPSAENSLEFAADLRPNHAQTLIELREIYRRKRLDQQNIKRNVMDSEALKAYISHIESWYQAQAAKNLYELLSLSPEDDPRQARQIYFDLAETIRPPKIYANSPLLIQEMADEIFHRLTEAYETISDPHKHELYQQELERNEQPLDEATLSQCLEQAQTLRKRAQSMLEANDIRGAGQLFKRSHATHGEDLHSLVGYGECLYRDYSGFGISKAQAFQKAKGIMHQALNSDPTLAKAHAVLGRIYLDEHKIELAEEEFDKTLELDPRNLQALHGFRMLHSGQWHERRRQQTKAGNEELQLLRDELEKRYDKLYGVDYVQALDVSIDSEDEDVDGAYRQKIEELSALDNADLMDSDSVTKVLVHQIRRRLSDADWILSTSEGRTAVASTLKSRKERDRIHRVKELNTARECMELGWDALRDKDMQTAQAAYSRATRLAPGSGPAKSLVALCRWRSAAEGEPGLEQRNEALDAAREASKVDPDAWEVWYALGLIQKARGSTKEAIAWLKKAAALAPNVPEVQRDLKLLSSRSNTEKVYLKDLIVDRLKSLFRRNKG, encoded by the coding sequence ATGGCTAGTCGGATCCTTGTCGTTGAAAACGACGACGGCGAATGGGAATTCCTCAGCGAGGTATTCAACGTTCGCGGTGAAACCGCAGTACGCGCGGTCAACGGCGATCAGGCCCTGGAACTGCTGAAAAAGAAGCCGGGCTGGGGCCTGATAATCATCGAATCGCTGCTGCCCAAACGTAGCGGAGCCGAGCTTTGCCTGACAATCAAGGAGACCGCCGAGGGCCGTCAGACGCCGGTGCTGCTGATCGGCTCGATCTTTAAAAACTTCAAAATTGCTCAACAGGCAAAATTCAAGTTCCGCGCCGACGACCTGCTGATCAAGCCCTTCACCCTGGACGAGCTGGAGCAGAAACTCTCGTTGCACCTCGAGGGCATGTCCCTGGAACAGTTGCAGCAGCTCGATCAAAAACGCATTAAGGGCTCAGAGATCGACGCCGCGCCTCCGGCCAAGTTGGACCTCGCCGGCAGCCTGGAGAATATCCGCGTCGGCAGGCTGCTGTCGTGGATCGCCGAACACGAGGAGACCGGCGCCCTACGGGTTGTCGCCGGACAGTCGGTGCGCTGCGTTTACTTCAAGCGCGGCAAGATCGTTTACGCCTCGAGCCGCTCGTGCGGACAGAGCTTGGGCCAGATGCTGCTAAAACGCGGCGTGATCGACCAACCGACGCTGGTGCAATCGCTGCAACAGATGATCGAGCACGACCGCCGACAGGGCGAGGCGCTGTTGCAGATGCAGGTGCTCACGCCGCACCAGCTCTACAAGTCGCTCTCCGAACACGTCGCTCGGATCGTCGTCGACCTGTTCTCGATCCGCGTCGGCGCCTATTACTTCGAGCTGCTCAGTGGCGTGCCCGGCTTAAACCTGGCGCTGCAGATCGATCTGAGCGCCATCGTCTTCGAGGGAATCCGCCGCTACTACAGTCCCAGCGGCCTCGAGGAGGAGTTCAGCGAGCTGTCCAAGTTCTACATCCACCCGGTGGTCGGCGGCCCGTTCCAGATTCCGAACCTGTCGCTGAGCAGCCAGGAGAAGCGCTTCGCCTCCTCGATCGACGGTTCGGCCAACGCGTCGGATGTCTTTGAATCGACCGACATGGGAGACTTCGACGTGCGGGCGCTGACGCTGGGAATGATCATGCTCGGGTCGGTCAAGCTCGACATGCTGCCCGCCTCCGAACACCCGCAGCAGGGGGGCATCCCCTACGGGCAACCCGACCGCTCCAAGAATAACGACGTCAACGCCTATATGGACGAGATCGAGACGCTCTACAACCGTCTGCGCAGCGCAACCGAGGCCGAGGCGCTCGAGCTCGATCAGGAGCAGGACGCCGATTCGGCGTTAAAGGCCTACATTGTCGCGGCGACCTCACTGCACAACCGCCTGCTGTTCTCTAAAGCTTCGGCCATCGCCCGCGCCAGGGCCGACGCCTCACTGCTGATCCTGCACTCCGCCTACTCCTCGTTCGCCTTGCCCGACCTGGATCCCAACGCGGTCAGGCCGGCCCCGGAACCCGACACCCGTTCGGTCGACAAGGCCGACGTGATCCGCGCCTCGCTGGAGTTCGTCAACGGCAGAGCGAAGTTCGACGACGCCCAATACAGCGCGGCGTTCGAGCTGTTCGAGCGATCTTCGCAGCTCGACCCCCTGCGCGGCGAGTACTTCGCCTGGAGCGGATGGGCGCTGTTCAACGAAGCCCTGGTTACCGCCGACGAGCAAAAGAACGAACGCGCCCGCGAGCTGATCGATCACGCGCTGATGCTCGACCCCAACCTGTCCGACGGCCACCTGTTCAAGGGATTGACCCACAAGCACTCCGGCGATATGCCCTCGGCGGAAAACTCACTGGAGTTCGCCGCCGACCTGCGTCCGAACCACGCCCAGACGCTGATCGAGCTGCGGGAGATCTATCGGCGGAAGCGCCTGGATCAACAGAACATCAAACGCAACGTCATGGACAGCGAGGCGCTGAAGGCCTACATCTCGCACATCGAATCCTGGTACCAGGCCCAAGCCGCCAAGAACCTCTACGAGTTGCTCAGCTTGAGTCCGGAAGACGACCCGCGGCAGGCGCGACAGATCTACTTCGACCTGGCCGAGACCATCAGGCCGCCGAAGATCTACGCCAACAGCCCGCTGTTGATCCAGGAGATGGCCGACGAAATCTTCCATCGGCTGACCGAGGCTTACGAGACGATCAGCGATCCGCATAAACACGAGCTGTACCAGCAAGAGCTCGAGCGCAATGAGCAGCCGCTGGACGAGGCCACCCTCTCCCAGTGTCTTGAACAGGCCCAGACCCTGCGCAAACGCGCCCAATCGATGTTGGAAGCCAACGACATCCGCGGCGCTGGCCAGCTGTTCAAGCGCTCCCACGCCACCCACGGCGAGGACCTTCACAGCTTGGTCGGCTACGGCGAATGTCTGTATCGCGATTACTCCGGATTCGGCATCTCCAAAGCCCAGGCGTTTCAAAAGGCCAAGGGTATTATGCACCAGGCGCTCAACTCCGATCCGACCCTGGCCAAGGCCCACGCGGTGCTCGGGCGAATCTATCTGGACGAGCACAAAATCGAACTCGCCGAGGAGGAGTTCGACAAGACCCTCGAGCTCGATCCGCGCAATCTGCAGGCGCTCCACGGCTTCAGAATGCTGCACTCGGGTCAGTGGCACGAACGTCGACGACAGCAAACCAAGGCCGGCAACGAGGAGCTGCAGCTGCTGCGCGACGAGCTTGAAAAGCGCTACGACAAATTGTACGGCGTCGACTACGTTCAGGCCCTTGACGTGTCGATCGACTCCGAGGACGAAGACGTCGATGGCGCCTACCGGCAAAAGATCGAGGAACTCTCCGCTCTGGACAACGCCGATCTGATGGACTCCGACTCAGTGACCAAGGTGCTGGTCCACCAAATCCGGCGTCGACTGTCCGACGCAGACTGGATCCTTTCGACCTCCGAGGGCAGGACCGCGGTGGCCAGCACGTTGAAGTCGCGCAAGGAACGCGACAGGATCCACCGCGTCAAAGAGTTGAACACGGCTCGCGAGTGCATGGAGCTCGGATGGGACGCTTTGCGCGATAAGGACATGCAGACCGCCCAGGCCGCATATTCCCGGGCAACGCGGCTCGCCCCGGGTTCTGGTCCGGCCAAATCGCTGGTGGCATTGTGCCGTTGGCGCAGCGCGGCCGAGGGTGAGCCCGGACTGGAACAGCGCAACGAGGCGTTGGATGCCGCACGCGAGGCGTCCAAGGTCGATCCCGACGCCTGGGAAGTCTGGTACGCCCTGGGGCTAATTCAGAAGGCACGCGGCAGCACCAAGGAGGCGATCGCCTGGTTGAAAAAGGCCGCCGCCCTGGCGCCCAACGTCCCCGAGGTGCAGCGCGACCTCAAGCTGCTGTCCTCGCGCAGCAACACCGAAAAGGTCTATCTCAAGGATTTAATCGTCGATCGTCTGAAGAGCCTTTTTCGCCGCAATAAAGGCTAG
- a CDS encoding YicC/YloC family endoribonuclease, with product MSAIRSMTGYGRGKAKRGQAHVNVELRSVNGRYLDINLRLPTALAHLEPRLREIVREKVARGRIECNLSLDRGSAPARTASVDRALAKQVADALRELADAAGLDDQVSLELVARQPGVITVSERTEASAAEQSVAETAMRKALRDHDLSRRTEGAVLAQDLAGRAKDIISLIGQIEAGLPQARQELGKKLEGRLKSLASRMELDENRFQMEAAYLASRADITEEMTRLRSHLEQIRKTLNRGGICGRSLDFLIQECLREISTMSAKTQSLALTKLALEVKGELEKMKEQVQNIE from the coding sequence ATGAGTGCCATTCGAAGCATGACCGGTTACGGCAGGGGCAAGGCCAAGCGCGGCCAGGCCCACGTGAATGTCGAGCTACGCAGCGTCAACGGCCGCTATCTCGATATCAATCTACGGCTGCCGACGGCCTTGGCACACCTCGAGCCGCGCTTGCGTGAGATCGTACGCGAGAAGGTGGCGCGCGGCCGGATTGAGTGCAACCTAAGTCTTGATCGCGGTTCAGCCCCGGCGCGCACGGCGAGCGTGGATCGGGCGCTGGCCAAACAGGTGGCCGACGCATTGCGCGAGTTGGCCGACGCGGCTGGGCTCGACGATCAGGTCAGCCTCGAGCTGGTGGCGCGCCAGCCCGGAGTGATCACGGTTTCCGAGCGGACCGAGGCCAGCGCGGCGGAGCAATCCGTGGCAGAGACCGCGATGCGTAAGGCGTTGCGCGATCACGATCTGAGTCGGCGCACCGAGGGCGCGGTGTTGGCCCAGGATCTGGCCGGCCGGGCAAAAGATATCATCAGCCTGATCGGTCAGATCGAGGCCGGGCTGCCGCAGGCCAGGCAGGAGCTGGGTAAAAAGCTCGAGGGACGGCTCAAATCGTTGGCCAGCCGGATGGAGCTCGACGAGAATCGCTTTCAGATGGAGGCCGCGTATCTGGCCTCCCGCGCCGACATCACCGAGGAGATGACGCGGCTGCGCAGCCACTTGGAACAAATTCGCAAGACGCTCAATCGCGGCGGAATCTGTGGCCGCAGCCTCGATTTTCTGATCCAGGAGTGCCTGCGCGAGATCAGCACGATGTCGGCCAAAACACAGTCGCTGGCGCTGACCAAGCTGGCGCTGGAGGTCAAGGGCGAGCTTGAGAAGATGAAGGAACAAGTCCAAAATATTGAGTAG
- the purM gene encoding phosphoribosylformylglycinamidine cyclo-ligase gives MKRSLTYSDAGVDIEAGSNLVERIKPLVRATFRPEVITEIGGFASLFKLHIDQWKNPVLVSSTDGVGTKLKIAFMMDKHDTVGIDLVAMVLNDVIVNGGQPLFMLDYFATGKLKIDTAVQVIRGISEGCSQADCSLIGGETAEMPDFYPDGEYDLAGFGVGIVENEEIIDGSQIRVGDKLISIGSSGLHSNGYSLVRKIVFDRTKCGLEDHIDELGRTLGEELLEPTKIYVRTVRNLLRDFPIHGICNITGGGLTENIPRILPARCRAILRNGSWEIPPIFEFLQRSGEIETAEMNRTFNNGIGMVLIVPEQETDNISIRLEGLGEKVSVIGEIVERKNDETALQFE, from the coding sequence GTGAAGCGATCTTTGACCTACTCTGACGCCGGCGTTGACATTGAGGCGGGATCGAATCTGGTCGAAAGAATAAAGCCACTGGTGCGCGCGACGTTCCGCCCCGAGGTCATCACCGAGATCGGCGGTTTCGCCTCGCTTTTCAAGCTGCACATCGACCAGTGGAAAAACCCGGTGCTGGTCAGTTCCACCGACGGTGTGGGCACCAAGCTCAAGATCGCCTTTATGATGGACAAGCACGACACCGTGGGGATCGACCTGGTGGCAATGGTGCTCAACGACGTGATCGTCAACGGCGGCCAGCCGCTATTCATGCTCGACTACTTCGCCACGGGCAAGCTCAAGATCGATACTGCGGTGCAGGTCATCCGCGGCATCTCCGAGGGCTGCTCCCAGGCCGACTGTTCGCTGATCGGCGGCGAGACCGCCGAGATGCCCGACTTCTATCCCGACGGCGAGTACGACCTGGCGGGGTTCGGCGTAGGAATCGTGGAGAACGAGGAGATCATCGACGGCAGCCAGATCCGCGTGGGCGACAAGCTGATCAGCATCGGCTCCAGCGGCCTGCACTCCAACGGCTACTCGCTGGTGCGCAAGATCGTCTTCGACCGGACGAAGTGCGGCCTCGAGGATCACATCGACGAGCTGGGACGCACGCTGGGCGAGGAGCTGCTCGAGCCGACCAAGATCTACGTGCGCACGGTGCGCAACCTGCTGCGCGACTTCCCGATCCACGGCATCTGCAATATCACCGGCGGCGGTCTGACCGAGAACATCCCACGCATCCTTCCCGCGCGCTGCCGCGCCATATTGCGCAACGGCTCGTGGGAGATCCCGCCGATCTTCGAGTTCCTCCAGCGCTCCGGCGAAATCGAGACCGCCGAGATGAACCGCACCTTCAACAACGGCATCGGCATGGTGTTGATCGTCCCCGAACAGGAGACCGACAACATCTCGATCCGGCTCGAGGGACTCGGCGAGAAGGTCAGCGTGATCGGCGAGATCGTCGAACGTAAAAACGACGAGACTGCGCTGCAATTCGAATAG
- the gmk gene encoding guanylate kinase — protein MEHPGRVFVISGASGTGKTSLVHWLLEHAQGLELSLSTTTREPRKNEHNGEQYNFVDREQFERMLHNGELLEHTELYGNFYGTSRSDLERIRARGVDVLFEIDGIGAVQIKGALPEARLIFIVPPSMETLRQRLEQRGTDSDEVIQRRLANARREMSYLGSSEFVVINDEFDAAARDLLSIVNYIRGGDAQRADECRLERSLSRLDPQIAAGAGFNR, from the coding sequence ATGGAGCATCCGGGACGCGTTTTCGTAATTTCAGGGGCTTCGGGTACGGGGAAGACCAGCTTGGTCCACTGGCTGTTGGAACATGCCCAGGGGCTGGAGCTGAGCCTTTCAACCACCACCCGCGAACCGCGAAAAAACGAGCACAACGGCGAGCAATACAATTTCGTTGATCGAGAACAGTTCGAGCGCATGTTGCACAACGGCGAACTGCTCGAACACACCGAACTCTACGGCAACTTTTACGGCACCAGTCGCAGCGACCTGGAACGTATTCGGGCCAGGGGTGTGGACGTTTTGTTCGAAATCGACGGGATCGGCGCAGTGCAGATCAAAGGAGCGCTGCCCGAAGCGCGCTTGATCTTCATCGTCCCGCCGAGCATGGAGACCCTGCGCCAACGGCTGGAGCAGCGCGGAACCGACAGCGACGAGGTAATCCAGCGACGGCTGGCCAACGCTCGGCGTGAGATGTCCTATCTGGGCAGTTCCGAGTTCGTGGTAATCAACGACGAGTTCGACGCGGCGGCCCGGGACCTGCTTTCGATCGTCAACTACATCCGGGGCGGCGACGCACAACGGGCCGACGAGTGCCGGCTCGAACGCTCCCTGAGTCGGCTGGATCCGCAGATCGCGGCAGGAGCGGGTTTCAACAGATGA
- the fusA gene encoding elongation factor G, with protein MKSHDPRLIRNIGLFGHGGSGKTSLAEAMFFNAKMLTRLGKITDKNTVMDWEPEEMDRQVSLGMAVGYIKHGKTLINLIDTPGDANYVPDARNAMSAIDMALMVICSASGIEVQTERYWELAVEQKKPRALYINKLDRERANFDAVLEEIKQTFKVIPVPLVVPIGQEDAFEGVVDVLLGKAYRYAKDGSGKCEEIPIPETMTDRIEELRMQAIESIAESDDELMERYLEDQELQPEELVAALGKGLSQGSIVPLLSGSATLNIGVDLLLNFIEGSGPSPLDVPPLQAHDVSDVEKLIEVVPATDGAFAGLVFKTIVDPFAGKLNLLRVFRGGLSANAEARNATREANERIGQPLKMQGKKQEPVDDIVCGDIVALAKQRDTRTGDTYVDAKAPLIFDMIKIPDGSLSFAIEPKTKGDEDKIASALQRIQEEDPSLHTRRDAQTKQLILTGMGQGHLEMTIERIRRKFGVEVLLKAPKVPYKETIRASVKEVRGRYKKQTGGRGQFGDTVINLDPLPSGSGFQFVDKIVGGSIPRQYIPAVEKGISEAAERGHLAGYPVIDFQVQLVDGSYHTVDSSEMAFKIAGSMGFQTAMQKAQPTLLEPIVDMEITVPEDKTGDVMGDMNSRRGRVLGIDSKGRNSVVRVQVPLAEVLRYEPDLRSLTSGKGCYVSSFSRYEEVPHNLQAKIIEESKRESEE; from the coding sequence ATGAAGAGCCACGACCCCAGGCTGATCCGAAACATCGGCCTGTTCGGCCATGGAGGCTCGGGCAAAACGAGCCTGGCCGAAGCGATGTTTTTCAACGCAAAGATGCTCACCCGCCTGGGAAAAATCACCGATAAAAACACTGTGATGGATTGGGAGCCCGAGGAGATGGACCGCCAGGTCAGCCTGGGCATGGCAGTCGGATACATCAAGCACGGCAAGACGTTGATCAACCTGATCGATACGCCGGGCGACGCCAACTACGTGCCCGATGCCCGCAACGCGATGTCCGCGATCGACATGGCGCTGATGGTGATCTGCTCCGCCTCGGGGATCGAGGTCCAGACCGAACGCTATTGGGAGTTGGCCGTCGAGCAAAAGAAGCCACGGGCTTTGTATATCAACAAACTCGACCGCGAACGCGCGAACTTCGACGCCGTGCTCGAAGAAATCAAGCAGACGTTCAAGGTGATTCCGGTTCCGCTGGTTGTTCCCATCGGCCAGGAGGACGCCTTCGAGGGAGTGGTCGACGTGCTCTTGGGTAAGGCCTATCGCTACGCCAAGGACGGCTCGGGCAAGTGCGAGGAGATTCCGATTCCCGAGACGATGACCGACAGGATCGAGGAACTGCGCATGCAGGCCATCGAGTCGATCGCCGAGAGCGACGACGAACTGATGGAGCGCTATCTGGAAGACCAGGAACTCCAGCCCGAGGAACTGGTGGCGGCGCTGGGCAAGGGGCTGAGCCAGGGCTCGATCGTCCCGCTGCTCAGCGGTTCGGCCACGCTGAACATCGGCGTTGACCTGCTGCTCAATTTTATCGAGGGCTCGGGGCCCAGCCCGTTGGATGTCCCGCCGCTGCAAGCCCACGACGTATCCGATGTCGAGAAGCTGATCGAAGTAGTGCCCGCGACCGATGGCGCGTTCGCCGGCCTGGTGTTCAAGACGATCGTCGATCCGTTCGCCGGCAAGCTCAACCTGCTGCGCGTATTCCGCGGCGGCCTGAGCGCCAACGCCGAGGCCCGCAACGCCACACGCGAAGCGAACGAGCGCATCGGCCAGCCGTTAAAGATGCAGGGCAAGAAGCAGGAGCCGGTGGACGACATCGTCTGCGGCGACATCGTCGCCCTGGCCAAACAGCGGGATACCCGCACCGGCGATACCTACGTTGACGCCAAGGCGCCGCTGATTTTCGACATGATTAAAATCCCCGATGGTTCGCTCAGCTTTGCCATCGAGCCCAAGACCAAGGGCGACGAGGATAAAATCGCCAGCGCGCTGCAGCGGATCCAAGAGGAGGACCCCTCGCTGCATACCAGGCGCGATGCCCAGACCAAACAGCTGATCCTCACCGGCATGGGACAGGGGCATCTGGAGATGACGATCGAGCGCATTCGGCGCAAGTTCGGCGTGGAGGTGCTGCTCAAAGCTCCCAAGGTGCCCTATAAAGAGACGATCCGCGCCTCGGTCAAAGAAGTGCGCGGCCGCTATAAAAAGCAGACCGGCGGTCGCGGACAGTTCGGCGACACGGTGATCAACCTCGATCCACTGCCCAGCGGCTCGGGATTCCAGTTCGTCGACAAGATCGTCGGCGGGTCGATCCCGCGCCAGTACATCCCCGCTGTTGAAAAGGGAATATCCGAGGCCGCCGAGCGCGGTCACCTGGCGGGCTATCCGGTGATCGACTTCCAGGTCCAGCTGGTCGACGGCAGTTATCACACCGTGGACAGCTCGGAGATGGCGTTCAAAATCGCCGGCTCAATGGGCTTCCAGACGGCAATGCAAAAGGCCCAACCCACGTTGCTCGAACCGATCGTCGACATGGAGATAACCGTGCCCGAAGATAAGACGGGCGATGTGATGGGCGACATGAACAGTCGGCGCGGCAGGGTGCTGGGCATCGACAGTAAGGGCCGCAACTCGGTGGTGCGGGTTCAGGTGCCGCTGGCCGAGGTGCTGCGCTACGAGCCGGACCTTCGTTCGTTGACCAGCGGCAAGGGCTGCTACGTTTCGAGCTTCAGTCGCTACGAGGAAGTGCCGCACAATCTGCAGGCGAAGATCATCGAGGAAAGCAAACGGGAGTCCGAGGAATAG